The proteins below come from a single Tissierella sp. MB52-C2 genomic window:
- a CDS encoding cation transporter produces MKKTIKLQDLDCANCASKIENAISKIEGVTSVKVNFMGQKMILEAPDDKFDEVLAQAKKTANKIEADLVFLD; encoded by the coding sequence ATGAAAAAAACAATTAAGTTACAAGATCTAGACTGCGCTAATTGCGCTTCTAAAATTGAAAATGCCATTTCAAAAATTGAGGGTGTGACCAGTGTCAAAGTAAACTTCATGGGACAGAAAATGATATTAGAGGCCCCAGATGACAAGTTTGACGAGGTTTTAGCTCAGGCAAAAAAGACTGCGAATAAAATCGAGGCAGATCTTGTATTTTTAGACTAA
- a CDS encoding ABC transporter ATP-binding protein, whose amino-acid sequence MNIVSVKNLTKRYEDITAVDNVSFEVKKGDILGLVGPNGAGKSTTIQMISGLLIPDKGEILFEENKSFKNWRFHLGLVPQDLAIYPDLSARENVTFFASLYGLNGENLKKQVNESLTSVGLHEQKDKKAKHFSGGMKRRLNIACAITHKPKLIIMDEPTVGIDPQSRNFILESIKKLQNQGTTVIYTSHYMEEVEEICNKLLIIDHGQIILSGATDEIKALYKNSRILTVSFQSETLDFAKVRESLLNITGVTEVNMKNQRLNIYCRQDMNDYDTVFNILKQFHISIISIEHTVPTLEEIFLSLTGKELRD is encoded by the coding sequence ATGAATATAGTAAGCGTAAAAAATTTAACCAAAAGATACGAAGATATTACTGCTGTAGATAATGTGAGTTTTGAAGTAAAAAAAGGTGATATTTTAGGATTAGTTGGACCAAATGGTGCTGGTAAAAGTACCACCATTCAAATGATTTCGGGATTACTAATACCTGATAAAGGAGAGATTTTGTTTGAGGAAAATAAAAGTTTTAAAAATTGGCGTTTTCACTTAGGATTAGTACCTCAAGATTTAGCAATTTATCCTGACTTATCTGCTAGGGAAAATGTAACGTTCTTTGCTTCTCTATATGGTTTAAATGGGGAAAATTTAAAAAAGCAAGTTAATGAGTCACTTACTTCCGTTGGGTTACATGAACAAAAAGATAAAAAAGCAAAGCACTTCTCTGGAGGAATGAAAAGAAGACTCAATATTGCTTGTGCAATTACTCATAAGCCTAAGTTAATTATTATGGACGAACCCACTGTAGGAATCGATCCACAATCAAGAAATTTTATTTTAGAAAGTATTAAAAAACTTCAAAATCAGGGAACAACCGTAATTTATACTTCACATTACATGGAAGAAGTCGAAGAAATTTGCAACAAGCTCTTAATCATAGATCATGGACAAATTATTTTATCTGGAGCTACAGATGAGATAAAAGCATTGTATAAAAATAGCAGAATACTGACGGTATCATTTCAATCAGAAACCCTAGATTTTGCAAAAGTAAGAGAGAGCCTATTGAACATAACAGGGGTAACAGAGGTAAATATGAAAAACCAACGCTTGAATATCTATTGTAGGCAAGATATGAATGACTATGATACTGTTTTTAATATACTAAAGCAATTCCATATCTCTATAATTAGTATTGAACATACAGTTCCTACCCTTGAAGAAATCTTTTTATCTTTAACAGGAAAGGAGCTTAGAGATTGA
- a CDS encoding macrolide family glycosyltransferase produces MSKIVFFNIPAYGHTNPTIAVVEELVKRGHEVWYYSFYEFQEKIENVGAKFIPCDEYLPEFTPDIEEKVGKDFASLIEMTADTTISLDEKVCRELKEFNPDCIVSDSICIWGKLFAIKLDIPYICSTTTFAMNKYTAKLMKQSPKEMFRMFMGIPRINRKIKLLQEKGYKVKNIISIIQNDNDTDTIVYTSKEFQPMVETFSEKYAFVGPSFQIREIKETEKKYPLIYISLGTVLNQNKNFYQNCIQALSDVGCQVIMSVGDKTDISSFGKLPDHFKVYPKVEQLKVLQQTDLFITHCGMNSISESLYFGVPSILFPLHSEQVMVANRVTELNAGKRLNSCTPNSIREIVLEMLNDISYKRNAEIISKTLQQAGGAIAAANKIEKVCS; encoded by the coding sequence ATGAGTAAAATAGTATTTTTCAATATTCCAGCTTATGGACATACTAATCCTACCATAGCAGTAGTGGAAGAATTGGTAAAACGTGGTCATGAAGTTTGGTATTATTCGTTTTATGAGTTTCAGGAGAAGATTGAAAATGTAGGGGCAAAATTTATACCATGTGATGAGTACTTACCAGAATTTACTCCAGATATAGAAGAGAAAGTTGGAAAGGATTTCGCATCCCTTATTGAGATGACAGCAGATACCACAATCAGTTTAGATGAAAAGGTATGTAGAGAACTTAAAGAATTTAATCCAGACTGTATCGTATCGGATTCCATATGTATATGGGGAAAATTATTTGCAATAAAATTAGATATACCCTATATCTGCTCTACTACGACCTTTGCAATGAATAAATACACTGCAAAACTAATGAAGCAAAGTCCAAAAGAAATGTTCCGTATGTTTATGGGCATTCCAAGAATCAATAGAAAAATAAAGCTACTTCAGGAAAAAGGATATAAGGTAAAAAATATTATAAGTATTATTCAGAATGACAATGATACAGACACAATTGTCTATACGTCTAAAGAATTTCAGCCTATGGTAGAAACATTTTCAGAGAAGTATGCCTTTGTAGGACCTTCTTTTCAAATTCGAGAAATTAAAGAAACTGAAAAGAAATATCCGCTGATTTATATTTCGTTAGGGACAGTGCTAAACCAAAACAAAAATTTTTATCAAAATTGTATTCAGGCATTATCTGATGTTGGCTGTCAAGTTATTATGTCTGTTGGAGACAAGACAGATATTTCTAGTTTTGGTAAATTGCCAGACCATTTTAAAGTTTATCCTAAAGTTGAACAATTAAAAGTTTTACAGCAGACGGATTTGTTTATTACTCACTGTGGAATGAATAGTATAAGTGAAAGTTTATATTTTGGCGTTCCATCTATTTTGTTCCCATTGCATAGTGAACAAGTTATGGTGGCAAATCGAGTAACAGAATTAAATGCTGGAAAAAGATTAAATTCATGTACTCCGAATAGTATTAGGGAAATCGTTTTAGAAATGCTGAATGACATATCCTATAAAAGAAATGCAGAAATAATTTCAAAAACCTTACAGCAAGCAGGAGGAGCCATTGCAGCTGCAAATAAGATAGAGAAGGTATGTAGTTGA
- a CDS encoding heavy metal translocating P-type ATPase, giving the protein MTKKEKRLLIRILIAGAIFFLAMPIHNREALGWSFLQSPIMDYIEFPAFLIAYIIIGGEIVRKALRNISKGQVFDENFLMSVATIGAFCLREYGEGVAVMLFYQVGELFQSYAVSRSRQSIADLMDIRPDYANVLRDGELVQVDPEEVVIGDTIVVIPGERIPLDGVVTDGRSTLDTSALTGESIPRDVNTGDEVISGCINQTGKLTIEVSKEFGESTVSKILELVENASDKKSKSENFITRFARYYTPVVVFAAIALAIIPPLVTGQSFVIWIERALTFLVISCPCALVISVPLSFFGGIGGASKCGVLVKGSNYLELLADTEIVVFDKTGTLTKGNFVVSEVHALNMSKEELIEVAAHAEDYSSHPIAASIKKAYGKTVDSSLIKDIEEIAGHGVKATIDDKEVLAGNARLMKLKDISYEESSSVGTVVHIAIDGAYAGYILIADEIKADSPKAIRELKEAGVKQTVMLTGDAEAVGQNVASQLKLDKAYTELLPADKVTQLEKLMKQKGEKAMLAFVGDGINDAPVLARADVGIAMGGLGSDAAIEAADVVIMTDEPSKIATAMKISRKTLRIVKQNIIFALFVKLVVLVLGAFGLANMWGAVFADVGVSIIAILNAVRALNVKKYSHS; this is encoded by the coding sequence ATGACTAAGAAAGAAAAAAGGCTTCTGATACGAATTTTAATTGCGGGAGCAATCTTTTTTTTAGCTATGCCGATTCATAATAGAGAAGCTCTCGGCTGGAGTTTCCTACAATCACCTATTATGGATTATATTGAATTTCCAGCTTTTCTAATCGCCTACATTATCATCGGAGGCGAAATTGTGAGGAAAGCACTACGAAATATCAGCAAGGGACAGGTTTTTGATGAAAACTTCCTGATGAGTGTTGCCACAATTGGGGCATTTTGTCTTAGAGAGTACGGAGAAGGCGTTGCAGTAATGTTGTTTTACCAAGTAGGAGAGCTGTTCCAATCTTATGCAGTTTCCAGATCACGCCAATCTATTGCCGACCTGATGGATATCCGTCCTGACTATGCAAATGTCTTGCGAGATGGAGAGTTGGTTCAAGTCGATCCAGAAGAGGTAGTTATTGGGGATACGATTGTGGTTATACCGGGAGAACGTATACCACTGGACGGAGTTGTTACAGATGGTCGCTCTACTCTGGACACTTCAGCCCTTACCGGAGAGTCTATTCCACGTGATGTGAATACTGGTGATGAGGTTATCAGCGGATGTATCAATCAGACTGGTAAGCTAACCATCGAAGTTTCAAAAGAGTTTGGAGAGTCTACTGTTTCAAAAATTTTGGAGCTGGTGGAAAATGCTTCAGATAAGAAGAGTAAAAGTGAAAACTTTATTACCCGTTTTGCCCGTTATTATACACCGGTTGTAGTTTTTGCTGCTATAGCACTTGCAATTATACCGCCACTTGTTACTGGGCAATCATTTGTAATTTGGATTGAACGTGCACTTACATTCCTTGTAATTTCATGTCCATGTGCACTGGTTATCTCAGTACCTCTCAGCTTCTTTGGAGGAATTGGAGGCGCATCTAAATGCGGCGTTTTAGTAAAAGGCAGCAACTATTTGGAATTGCTTGCTGACACTGAAATCGTTGTATTTGATAAAACAGGTACACTTACAAAAGGAAATTTTGTTGTAAGTGAGGTTCATGCTCTTAACATGAGTAAAGAGGAACTAATAGAAGTTGCAGCTCATGCAGAAGATTATTCTAGTCACCCCATTGCCGCAAGTATCAAGAAAGCCTATGGCAAAACTGTGGATTCTTCATTGATAAAAGATATTGAAGAAATTGCTGGTCACGGTGTGAAGGCTACAATTGATGACAAGGAAGTGCTTGCAGGTAATGCAAGGCTTATGAAACTGAAAGATATCTCATATGAAGAGTCATCTTCTGTTGGTACTGTTGTTCACATTGCCATTGATGGCGCATATGCTGGATATATCCTTATTGCTGATGAAATAAAGGCAGATTCACCTAAGGCTATCCGTGAGCTTAAAGAAGCAGGAGTCAAACAGACGGTTATGCTCACAGGTGATGCCGAAGCTGTAGGGCAGAATGTAGCCTCCCAGCTGAAATTAGATAAAGCATATACGGAGCTGCTACCTGCTGATAAAGTAACACAGCTTGAGAAGCTGATGAAGCAAAAAGGTGAGAAAGCAATGTTGGCCTTTGTCGGTGATGGTATCAATGATGCTCCCGTTCTTGCACGGGCTGATGTGGGAATTGCCATGGGGGGTCTTGGCTCTGATGCAGCCATTGAAGCCGCAGATGTTGTAATAATGACAGACGAACCTTCAAAGATTGCTACAGCAATGAAAATAAGTAGAAAAACTCTACGCATTGTAAAACAGAATATTATTTTCGCGTTGTTTGTAAAGTTAGTAGTATTGGTGCTTGGAGCCTTTGGCCTTGCTAATATGTGGGGAGCAGTATTTGCAGATGTGGGTGTTTCAATTATTGCCATACTAAACGCTGTCCGCGCATTGAATGTAAAAAAATATAGTCATTCGTAA
- a CDS encoding AraC family transcriptional regulator — protein sequence MDCIQSIQKAIEYMEEHILENINYEDVSRQVYMSNYHFHRIFSMITGITANEYIRNRKLSMAGQELIMSDKKVIDIAMKYGYDSPESFTKAFSRFHGITPIVAKRSGMQLKSFNRLVMKIKLEGGTVMKYKIVEKEEFKLLAKVNAFRNESISEEGNTEIPDFWKQCGENGVFDVLTRHTIEHDVYGVCAPISKESTHFDYGIAMKYDGEKIPEGYKLWHVKPTLWVVFECIGDDEGCIGETWDRIFKEFLPSSDYNMLDDTDFELYPENNNSDCFCEIWIPVEKK from the coding sequence ATGGACTGTATTCAAAGTATACAAAAGGCAATAGAGTATATGGAAGAACATATTCTAGAAAATATTAATTATGAAGATGTGTCGAGGCAGGTATATATGTCAAATTATCATTTTCATAGAATCTTTAGTATGATTACTGGAATAACAGCGAATGAATATATTCGAAATCGAAAACTTTCAATGGCAGGTCAAGAATTGATAATGTCAGATAAGAAAGTAATTGATATTGCAATGAAATATGGATATGATTCTCCTGAAAGTTTTACTAAAGCTTTTTCAAGATTTCATGGAATAACGCCCATCGTGGCAAAACGTTCTGGAATGCAGTTAAAATCATTTAATCGCCTCGTAATGAAAATTAAATTGGAAGGTGGAACGGTTATGAAATACAAAATCGTAGAAAAAGAAGAGTTTAAACTATTGGCTAAAGTCAACGCATTTAGAAATGAATCTATTTCAGAAGAAGGTAATACGGAGATACCAGATTTTTGGAAACAATGTGGAGAGAACGGAGTATTTGATGTGCTGACCAGACATACTATAGAGCATGATGTTTATGGAGTATGTGCTCCTATATCGAAAGAAAGCACCCATTTTGATTATGGTATAGCTATGAAATATGATGGTGAGAAAATTCCAGAAGGATATAAATTATGGCATGTGAAACCAACCTTGTGGGTAGTATTTGAATGTATCGGGGATGATGAAGGATGTATAGGAGAAACGTGGGATAGAATATTTAAAGAATTCTTACCCAGTTCAGATTACAATATGTTGGATGATACAGATTTTGAATTATATCCAGAAAATAATAATTCTGATTGTTTTTGTGAAATATGGATTCCTGTAGAGAAAAAATAA
- a CDS encoding ABC transporter permease — protein sequence MIRHMYIKELKQFFRKPFNIVFMLVVPMILILIMGYAMSNIIGVTGIKMETKSEESILYYLEDNYHSKYDREFQQFQVAVEDKFNVTFEKVSDYENGCEKVDKHKAIALIKLSNNGFYYYRSPYNETSTSKLIRASYENLLGNISISSEGYITSKEVEKTTLDSYTYFTFAELGLIIMYIALIVGQSVFSEKETKAFERIYISKIGINKLMLSKVLFGTTIAAIQIMLVYFMSTILLDVHWGKYFLFIFGLYLVLALFSSTLGGVIGLFTKQRTALNDNILMISIILVLMGGGLTPLSYLESIKIVSILSKISPLYWVTNSALDLSSGMLTNNFFVSLAMCLIITLSLWIIYLLKKREEQRKGVTIYV from the coding sequence ATGATAAGACATATGTATATCAAGGAATTAAAACAATTCTTTAGAAAACCATTTAATATTGTATTTATGTTAGTAGTCCCAATGATTCTTATTCTGATTATGGGATATGCCATGTCTAACATAATAGGAGTAACAGGAATAAAAATGGAGACAAAATCCGAAGAAAGTATTCTCTATTACTTAGAAGATAATTATCATTCAAAATATGATAGAGAATTTCAACAGTTTCAAGTAGCAGTAGAAGACAAATTTAATGTAACCTTTGAAAAAGTAAGTGATTATGAAAATGGTTGTGAGAAGGTGGATAAACATAAGGCCATAGCACTTATTAAGCTATCTAACAATGGTTTCTATTATTATCGCTCCCCTTATAATGAAACAAGTACGAGTAAATTAATAAGAGCTTCTTACGAAAATTTGCTAGGAAATATAAGTATATCTTCTGAAGGTTATATTACATCTAAAGAAGTAGAAAAAACAACCCTTGATTCCTATACTTATTTTACTTTTGCAGAATTAGGTTTAATTATAATGTATATTGCTTTGATCGTTGGACAGAGTGTATTCAGTGAAAAAGAAACTAAAGCTTTTGAGAGAATTTATATTTCTAAAATAGGCATAAATAAACTGATGTTAAGCAAAGTTTTATTTGGTACTACAATTGCTGCAATTCAAATCATGCTTGTTTACTTTATGTCTACTATTTTATTAGATGTTCATTGGGGAAAGTACTTTCTATTTATTTTTGGACTTTACCTAGTCTTGGCTTTATTTAGTTCTACCTTAGGTGGAGTAATAGGTTTATTTACAAAGCAGAGAACAGCCTTAAATGACAATATTTTAATGATTTCTATTATATTAGTTCTTATGGGTGGAGGTCTTACTCCTTTATCATACTTAGAATCCATAAAAATAGTATCTATATTGAGTAAAATAAGTCCATTATATTGGGTAACAAATTCCGCATTGGATTTATCAAGCGGTATGCTTACCAATAACTTTTTCGTATCTTTAGCTATGTGTCTTATCATCACTCTTTCTCTTTGGATTATTTACTTATTAAAAAAGAGGGAAGAACAAAGGAAGGGGGTAACCATTTATGTATAA
- a CDS encoding AraC family transcriptional regulator, which translates to MTLNTILHFDEGILLEKSHDHATYKLKLEDGDGTVSVYPIFPGIEVAKVDISSYQYSPGIVKSKNAIEINHCWAGRVECRMKDGCLQYVGEGDIFLRHPQNHWDSIELPLGYYQGLVITIDLDAAPVQWENLLPGMPNNICRTLERFFLHDECFMIQSKEQIKHIFSGMYSVPEAIRGAYYRLKIMELLLYLYYFDPASEKQVRIYARQQVDIVKQIQKRITEQLSYRFTIEELAREYCISATALKKHFKDLYGQSLAAFMKEYRIRKAAVLLYETEQSIADISISVGYESQSKFTVAFKDLMKVTPLEYRKIHRLMGSQ; encoded by the coding sequence ATGACATTAAATACAATTTTACATTTTGATGAAGGAATTCTTTTAGAAAAAAGCCACGACCATGCTACTTACAAACTCAAGCTTGAAGATGGAGATGGTACTGTATCGGTATATCCCATATTTCCGGGTATTGAGGTTGCAAAGGTTGACATATCTTCTTATCAGTACTCACCAGGCATAGTAAAATCAAAGAATGCCATAGAAATCAATCATTGCTGGGCAGGACGGGTTGAATGCCGAATGAAGGATGGTTGCTTACAATACGTTGGTGAGGGCGATATCTTTCTCAGGCACCCTCAAAACCATTGGGACAGCATTGAGCTTCCCCTAGGGTATTATCAAGGGCTTGTGATCACTATCGATCTAGATGCAGCACCAGTTCAATGGGAAAACCTCCTTCCCGGTATGCCCAACAATATCTGCAGAACACTAGAACGTTTTTTTCTTCATGACGAGTGTTTTATGATACAATCCAAGGAGCAAATCAAGCACATTTTTTCAGGTATGTATTCTGTTCCGGAAGCAATCAGAGGGGCCTATTACCGGCTGAAGATAATGGAACTGCTACTCTACCTTTACTATTTTGATCCTGCAAGCGAAAAGCAAGTACGCATTTATGCAAGGCAGCAAGTTGATATTGTAAAACAAATTCAAAAGCGTATTACTGAGCAGCTCTCCTATCGTTTTACCATTGAAGAGCTGGCCAGGGAATATTGCATCAGTGCTACTGCTCTAAAAAAGCATTTCAAAGATTTATATGGTCAATCCCTTGCGGCTTTTATGAAGGAATATCGAATACGAAAGGCAGCAGTACTGCTTTATGAAACGGAACAGAGCATCGCTGATATTTCTATCTCTGTCGGTTATGAGAGTCAGAGTAAATTCACTGTTGCTTTCAAAGACTTAATGAAAGTCACTCCATTGGAATACAGAAAAATTCACAGATTAATGGGAAGCCAATAA
- a CDS encoding MalY/PatB family protein: MNEYNFDKIVNRKGSNCFKWDQLKEIYGDDDLIPLWIADMDYEIAPEIVEAIKQRIEHQIYGYTFIPDSYYDAAINWFQKRFQWTVKKEWFEFAPGVVPGLNIIIGAYTKPGDDIIIQTPVFPPFAKLIKDNGCSVIENPLQKNGDRYEMDFENLEKIITPRTRLMILCSPHNPVGRVWTEEELNKLGEICIKHNILIVSDEIHADIVYKPNTHTVFSSINEEFAQNSIICTAPNKTFNIAGFKTANIIIPNEKLRKEYQIQADKLCIQAGSIPGDIAQEAAYSKGESWYQDLMEYLTNNLEFTMNFFEKRIPKIKVIPPEGTYLLWLDCEELNINEYQLSNFFIKECKILLNGGIMFGKEGKLFQRMNIATSRKVLQEALERIEKAVNKL, translated from the coding sequence ATGAACGAATATAATTTTGACAAAATAGTAAATAGAAAAGGAAGTAATTGTTTTAAATGGGATCAATTAAAAGAAATATATGGAGATGATGATCTCATCCCTCTTTGGATCGCTGACATGGATTATGAGATAGCACCTGAAATTGTAGAAGCAATTAAACAGAGAATAGAACATCAAATTTATGGGTATACATTTATTCCAGATTCTTATTATGATGCTGCAATTAATTGGTTCCAAAAGAGATTTCAATGGACAGTGAAAAAAGAATGGTTTGAATTTGCACCAGGAGTTGTTCCAGGACTTAATATAATCATTGGTGCTTATACAAAACCTGGAGATGATATTATTATACAAACACCTGTATTTCCTCCTTTTGCAAAACTGATTAAAGATAATGGTTGTAGTGTTATAGAAAATCCTCTTCAAAAAAATGGAGATCGTTATGAAATGGACTTTGAAAATCTTGAAAAAATCATAACACCAAGAACAAGGTTAATGATTCTTTGTAGTCCTCATAATCCAGTTGGAAGGGTTTGGACAGAAGAAGAGCTGAACAAATTAGGTGAAATATGTATTAAACATAATATTTTAATAGTATCTGATGAAATTCATGCAGACATTGTATACAAGCCAAATACTCATACTGTATTTTCTAGTATAAACGAAGAGTTTGCTCAAAACTCTATTATATGCACTGCACCAAATAAAACATTTAACATTGCAGGCTTTAAAACAGCAAATATTATTATTCCAAATGAAAAACTACGTAAAGAGTATCAAATTCAAGCAGATAAACTTTGTATTCAAGCTGGTTCAATTCCAGGAGATATTGCACAGGAAGCAGCATATTCAAAAGGTGAAAGTTGGTATCAAGATTTAATGGAATACTTGACAAACAACTTAGAGTTTACAATGAACTTTTTTGAAAAAAGAATTCCAAAGATAAAAGTTATTCCACCAGAAGGAACTTATCTTTTATGGTTAGATTGTGAAGAGCTCAATATAAATGAATATCAACTAAGCAACTTCTTTATCAAAGAATGTAAAATATTATTAAATGGAGGTATTATGTTTGGTAAAGAAGGCAAGTTATTTCAACGTATGAATATAGCCACTAGTAGAAAGGTATTACAAGAGGCACTAGAAAGAATAGAAAAAGCAGTTAATAAACTATAA
- a CDS encoding metalloregulator ArsR/SmtB family transcription factor, producing the protein MDKKCLPHNHGQNVEKILDKMPDENYFSDASAVFQQLCDGTRLRILWLLCHCEECGINIAAAIGMSTAAVSHHLKSLKLSGLISSRRDGKEVYYTLADTETAHLTHQMIDNFFQMTCPNKGIIDYKDC; encoded by the coding sequence ATGGATAAAAAATGCTTACCTCATAACCATGGTCAAAATGTTGAAAAGATCCTTGACAAAATGCCCGATGAAAATTATTTTTCAGATGCATCTGCTGTTTTTCAACAACTTTGCGATGGCACAAGACTTCGAATTTTGTGGCTTTTATGTCATTGTGAAGAATGTGGTATCAATATTGCAGCAGCCATTGGTATGAGTACTGCGGCGGTATCTCATCACTTAAAGTCCTTAAAGCTTAGTGGTCTCATTTCCAGCAGACGTGACGGCAAGGAAGTTTACTACACATTAGCTGATACGGAGACCGCTCATCTTACCCATCAAATGATAGATAACTTTTTTCAAATGACCTGCCCAAACAAGGGAATTATCGACTATAAAGACTGTTAA
- a CDS encoding ABC transporter permease, translating to MYNIFKNTWMIFVRNKEYISTIVVAPVIMLLVFSFILSFQSKVNIAIIDQDHSEIGSMVEHTLDNTDLFHTISMDLDEVNQSIINNKIEFAVVIKNNTESIDLTKDKLIEIIKAKDSKLADYMETILNNNINAKLANRVHDFEILKNEVPKKGVPINNALGMVIFKMIGSCSLLAGLIIAEKRNGILNRIYMSKTKMSAYLFGRGSVFFINLVLFIFVYFITSKIFQFDFAMKNPFNLIVVFSVLAIFTIAFGLVLSAFTNDENHVWNFSVLVLLPSSILSGALFPYDAMPKIMQTIGALFPQRWIISAIETLQNGGSLVDTMVPLTRVLILSVLLFIIAANRINRLNIT from the coding sequence ATGTATAATATTTTTAAAAATACTTGGATGATTTTCGTAAGGAATAAGGAGTATATTTCAACAATCGTAGTTGCTCCTGTTATTATGCTCTTAGTTTTCTCTTTTATCCTTTCTTTTCAATCAAAGGTTAATATTGCAATAATTGATCAAGATCATAGCGAAATAGGGTCTATGGTGGAACATACTCTTGATAATACGGATTTGTTTCATACAATTTCTATGGATTTAGATGAAGTGAATCAAAGTATTATTAATAATAAAATTGAATTTGCCGTTGTAATTAAAAACAATACAGAAAGTATAGATTTAACAAAAGATAAGCTCATTGAAATAATAAAGGCAAAGGATTCTAAATTAGCCGATTACATGGAAACTATATTAAATAACAATATAAATGCTAAATTGGCTAATCGTGTTCATGATTTTGAAATACTAAAAAATGAAGTACCAAAAAAGGGAGTGCCTATAAATAATGCCTTAGGTATGGTGATTTTTAAAATGATTGGTTCCTGCTCACTACTTGCTGGATTAATTATTGCAGAAAAAAGGAATGGGATTTTAAATAGAATTTATATGAGCAAAACAAAAATGTCCGCCTATCTATTTGGACGTGGCAGTGTGTTTTTTATCAATTTAGTCTTATTTATTTTTGTTTACTTTATTACATCAAAGATATTCCAATTTGATTTTGCAATGAAAAATCCTTTCAATTTAATAGTTGTTTTTTCTGTATTAGCAATCTTCACTATTGCTTTCGGTTTGGTTTTATCTGCATTTACCAATGATGAAAATCATGTTTGGAACTTTTCGGTTTTAGTTTTACTTCCCAGTTCCATATTATCTGGAGCTTTATTTCCGTATGATGCCATGCCTAAAATAATGCAGACAATAGGAGCACTTTTCCCGCAAAGATGGATTATCTCAGCTATTGAAACATTACAAAATGGAGGAAGTTTAGTAGATACTATGGTTCCCCTAACAAGGGTATTAATTCTCTCAGTTTTATTATTTATTATAGCCGCCAATAGGATCAATCGCCTAAATATTACTTAG
- a CDS encoding TetR/AcrR family transcriptional regulator, with protein sequence MKTSEVNQTKDWIVEATFKLLDRKDYQDITISQIVNKAGIGRRTFYRYFKSKNDIFNYVGLNLVNDFAQTILNDKADSLFTISTSYFNFWENHIDTLLLMKKAHLLYFIEDNLFEIIYKVAIKIGHIEEQDVDENFMDRYKYEFEFKLAGFWKLTLLWCTDMPRKTPEEMAKIILSILK encoded by the coding sequence ATGAAAACGTCGGAAGTAAATCAAACAAAAGACTGGATAGTTGAAGCTACTTTTAAGTTATTAGATAGAAAGGATTATCAAGATATAACAATTTCTCAAATTGTTAATAAAGCAGGTATTGGTCGAAGAACTTTCTATCGTTACTTTAAATCAAAGAATGATATTTTCAATTATGTTGGTCTAAATTTAGTAAATGATTTTGCACAGACAATCTTAAATGATAAAGCAGATTCATTATTTACTATTTCAACCTCCTACTTTAATTTTTGGGAAAACCATATAGATACATTACTTTTAATGAAAAAAGCTCATCTTCTATATTTTATTGAAGATAATCTATTTGAAATTATTTATAAAGTAGCAATTAAAATAGGGCATATTGAAGAACAAGATGTAGATGAAAATTTCATGGATAGATACAAATACGAATTTGAGTTTAAACTTGCTGGCTTCTGGAAACTGACTTTACTTTGGTGTACAGATATGCCTAGAAAGACTCCAGAAGAAATGGCTAAAATCATCCTTTCTATACTAAAATAA